The following are from one region of the Capsicum annuum cultivar UCD-10X-F1 chromosome 1, UCD10Xv1.1, whole genome shotgun sequence genome:
- the LOC107858821 gene encoding 2S seed storage albumin protein, whose translation MTKLMICILAILFMAAAVTASSFRTTITIADNPMGEMSQRCEQQFQRAQNLRTCDDYLRQSSKFPEEIMLMNQQDGDWRQSFPRCCEELEQMEDEECRCEGLTQIIHQEQQAAVLQGRERAEAFQTAQALPGLCRIPPRHCSIPSLSTAHRQHAFIDMPVAAVVFNMARVMILGAISLAILLMAATVSSSRFTITIAEEAENPQTRSCQQQIQQAQQLSSCQQYLKQRTQSYEEPENQQRPDVQRCCQQLQQVQDPQCRCEGIRQVFQQEQQRGELQGRERQQMLQTAQNLPGLCKLSPQRCEIQTMAWF comes from the exons ATGACTAAATTAATGATATGTATATTAGCCATACTTTTTATGGCAGCAGCAGTAACAGCTTCTAGCTTTCGTACTACAATTACCATAGCTGATAACCCAATGGGAGAAATGTCTCAACGTTGCGAGCAGCAATTTCAAAGGGCACAGAACTTACGTACTTGTGATGATTATTTAAGACAAAGCAGCAAATTCCCTGAGGAAATTATGTTAATGAACCAACAAGATGGAGACTGGCGCCAATCATTCCCAAG GTGCTGTGAGGAGTTGGAACAGATGGAAGACGAGGAATGTAGGTGCGAGGGGCTAACACAAATAATCCATCAGGAGCAACAGGCTGCAGTGTTGCAGGGAAGGGAAAGGGCTGAGGCTTTTCAGACTGCACAAGCCCTTCCTGGTTTATGCCGCATTCCACCTCGCCATTGCAGTATTCCAAGTCTCAGT ACAGCTCATCGTCAACATGCCTTCATCGACATGCCTGTTGCAGCTGT aGTTTTCAACATGGCTAGAGTAATGATCCTTGGAGCCATTTCTTTAGCCATCCTTCTCATGGCAGCTACAGTTTCTTCCTCTCGTTTCACCATCACCATTGCTGAAGAGGCTGAGAATCCCCAGACTCGAAGCTGCCAGCAGCAAATCCAGCAG GCACAACAGCTAAGTTCTTGCCAACAGTATCTAAAACAGAGGACTCAATCCTATGAAGAACCAGAAAACCAACAAAGGCCAGACGTACAACGTTGTTGCCAGCAACTGCAACAGGTACAAGATCCACAATGTCGTTGTGAAGGAATAAGGCAAGTGTTTCAACAAGAGCAACAACGTGGTGAATTACAAGGCAGAGAAAGGCAACAAATGCTTCAAACTGCACAAAATTTGCCTGGTTTATGCAAACTTAGTCCACAGAGATGTGAGATACAAACTATGGCATggttttaa
- the LOC107865845 gene encoding protein IQ-DOMAIN 22 encodes MGKASRWFRGLLGLKKQEYQSPSPNQNSKPTKKKWSFVKSYREKESKNGVSVVAGGGDSVVIVDSTKRAIAVAEATAAVADAAIAAAQAAAAVVKLTHSGRATTTTTTSCNSTSSGGGCVASWNGVPLGSSSKLVGKRSEDWAAVIIQSHFRAYLSRRALRALKGLVKLQALVRGHIVRQQTADYLRQMQAIARAQSRVRAGRSQVSGSPHSSTKSVQFVHADPATPEKFEHVILKHDEMLMLKRNASNSSWEVIDSEKARIRPQGSSARSSSIDDEKSAKILDIDTRKPYVTSKQRKLFYSSHLSLNSDQYSYSLTTSKESTAHQTVPSPSSCGNQPLSPVKFNEDLDDACFCTADNSPQFYSASSKGGSSKRGPFTPTKSDGSRSYLSGYSDHPNYMSYTESAKAKVRSMSAPKQRPSYERSSSAKRYSIHGYSESRNNSQKGSFYGIFSGKAYPGSGRLDRLGMPVMKADPSRFSGGLRHRY; translated from the exons ATGGGCAAAGCATCGAGATGGTTCAGAGGTCTTCTTGGcctaaaaaagcaagaataccaATCACCATCACCTAACCAAAATTCAAAACCTACAAAGAAAAAATGGAGTTTCGTTAAATCATACAGAGAAAAAGAGTCTAAAAATGGTGTTAGCGTTGTTGCTGGTGGTGGTGatagtgttgttattgttgattcGACAAAGCGTGCTATTGCTGTGGCGGAAGCAACTGCTGCTGTAGCTGATGCTGCTATTGCTGCTGCTCAAGCTGCTGCTGCCGTGGTGAAACTCACACACAGTGGTAgagctactactactactacaactaGTTGTAACAGTACTAGTAGTGGTGGTGGTTGCGTGGCATCATGGAATGGTGTTCCTCTTGGCTCATCATCTAAGTTGGTTGGTAAAAGAAGTGAAGATTGGGCTGCTGTTATTATTCAATCACATTTCCGAGCTTATTTG TCGCGGAGAGCTTTACGTGCACTGAAGGGACTGGTGAAGCTTCAAGCACTAGTGAGAGGTCACATTGTGAGGCAACAGACTGCTGATTATCTAAGGCAAATGCAAGCAATTGCTAGAGCTCAGTCGAGGGTTCGTGCTGGACGGTCTCAGGTTTCAGGATCCCCTCATTCGAGCACCAAGTCTGTTCAATTTGTTCATGCT GATCCTGCAACGCCAGAGAAATTCGAGCATGTTATCCTGAAGCACGATGAAATGCTTATGCTCAAG AGGAATGCCTCGAATTCAAGTTGGGAGGTGATTGATTCGGAAAAGGCACGAATCAGACCCCAAGGATCGTCTGCAAGATCCAGTTCAATTGATGATGAAAAGAGTGCCAAGATCCTCGATATAGACACCAGGAAGCCATATGTCACGTCTAAACAAAGGAAGCTGTTCTACTCTTCACATCTTAGCTTGAATTCTGACCAATATAGCTACAGCTTAACAACATCAAAGGAATCAACAGCTCATCAAACGGTTCCCAGTCCATCGTCCTGTGGAAATCAGCCCCTTAGCCCCGTGAAGTTCAATGAAGATCTCGATGATGCTTGCTTTTGCACTGCTGACAATAGCCCTCAGTTTTACTCGGCTTCATCAAAGGGCGGTAGTTCAAAAAGAGGACCGTTTACACCAACTAAGAGCGATGGTTCAAGAAGCTATTTGAGTGGTTAttctgatcatcccaactacATGTCCTACACAGAGTCCGCAAAGGCTAAGGTACGCTCTATGAGCGCCCCTAAACAAAGGCCTAGCTACGAGAGATCAAGCTCAGCAAAAAGGTACTCGATTCATGGGTATAGTGAATCAAGAAATAACTCACAGAAGGGTTCTTTTTATGGCATCTTCAGTGGTAAAGCTTATCCAGGTTCTGGTCGATTGGACCGGCTTGGAATGCCTGTTATGAAGGCAGATCCATCTCGATTTAGTGGTGGTCTTCGACACAGATATTAA